In one Ischnura elegans chromosome 13, ioIscEleg1.1, whole genome shotgun sequence genomic region, the following are encoded:
- the LOC124170239 gene encoding uncharacterized protein LOC124170239 isoform X1, with protein sequence MMSNIPNSNTEQFVEERLIVGLFTGSLLQHKELLDMLEDVDVRHARQRTLLHVGVGLGKTDWVEELLARGADTDITDNSQQNALSLAEEMVRQFPDDVERSKVLNLVTLVHRRDQVILHRLEASSSRSTDHVTPVASPECDIASLKSSVDSLRREMKSLVRQLSSSLEELKEQVCGRDALLRCLEESVTSTADDVTCIKCGLIGEASLSQPTSDPARARQECVDAMMRKTQIVYGSGVDEMRKMYETLYEEDECTASIIKFISGDDRVKVMVDFESDCIGRMREKVVELDGIQGNGTRFYAFCDIESETVHLGAKVSSDKDEKLVRSELAGALSQLSLKLVFDNEGRPYGKGDVEREREWMRAIEEAEERRNRGERLDEWIIYALDGKTLKAKVCRLAAAVPGIISYDGPTGRAILQLQAPLLFPLYSNNVMGTLLASAKR encoded by the exons ATGATGAGCAACATTCCTAACAGCAACACtgagcaatttgttgaggagaggctcATTGTCGGATTGTTTACTGGTTCATTGCTCCAGCATAAAGAGCTGCTGGACATGTTGGAAGATGTGGATGTACGGCACGCACGGCAAAGAACACTCTTGCATGTTGGTGTGGGACTTGGAAAAACTGACTGGGTGGAGGAATTACTGGCGAGAGGGGCCGACACAGACATTACAGATAACagtcaacagaatgcattgtctttggctgaggagatggtgcggcagttccctgaCGATGTAGAACGCTCAAAAGTGCTGAATTTGGTGACGTTGGTTCACAGGAGAGACCAAGTTATTTTGCATCGTCTGGAAGCATCTTCGAGTAGGAGCACTGATCATGTAACACCAgtggctagcccagaatgtgatattgcatctctcaagtcctccgtggactcattaaggcgagagatgaaatctcttgtgcgacagctgagctcatcGTTGGAGGAACTCAAGGAGCAAGTGTGTGGACGCGATGCACTGCTGCGTTGTCTGGAAGAATCCGTGACGTCAACAGCGGATGATGTGACGTGTATCAAGTGTGGTCTTATTGGGGAGGCATCTTTAAGTCAGCCTACATCCGATCCGGCCAGAGCAAGGCAGGAGTGTGTGGACGCCATGATGCGTAAGACACAGATAGTGTATGGAAGTGGAGTTGATGAAATGCGTAAGATGTATGAGACACTGTATGAAGAAGATGAATGTACTGCTAGTATTATTAAGTTTATAAGTGGGGATGATCGGGTGAAGGTGATGGTGGACTTCGAATCTGATTGCATTGGAAGGATGAGGGAGAAGGTTGTGGAATTGGATGGGATTCAGGGGAATGGCACTCGATTTTATGCATTTTGTGATATTGAGAGTGAGACTGTTCACTTGGGTGCAAAGGTTTCTTCTGATAAAGATGAGAAATTAGTGCGATCTGAGTTAGCTGGGGCCCTCTCACAATTATCTTTGAAGttagtttttgataatgaggggaggccatatggcaagggagatgtggaacgtgagcgtgagtggatgagggctatagaggaggcggaggagaggaGGAACAGGGGAGAGAGATTAGATGAATGGATCATTTATGCATTGGATGGGAAGACACTGAAGGCAAAGGTATGTAGGCTTGCAGCAGCTGTCCCTGGTATTATCAGTTATGATGGACCCACAGGAAGAGCTATTTTGCAGCTGCAAGcccctctcctcttccctctGTATTCTAACAATGTGATGGGAACACTTCTAGCCAGTGCAAAG AGATGA
- the LOC124170239 gene encoding uncharacterized protein LOC124170239 isoform X2, which produces MMSNIPNSNTEQFVEERLIVGLFTGSLLQHKELLDMLEDVDVRHARQRTLLHVGVGLGKTDWVEELLARGADTDITDNSQQNALSLAEEMVRQFPDDVERSKVLNLVTLVHRRDQVILHRLEASSSRSTDHVTPVASPECDIASLKSSVDSLRREMKSLVRQLSSSLEELKEQVCGRDALLRCLEESVTSTADDVTCIKCGLIGEASLSQPTSDPARARQECVDAMMRKTQIVYGSGVDEMRKMYETLYEEDECTASIIKFISGDDRVKVMVDFESDCIGRMREKVVELDGIQGNGTRFYAFCDIESETVHLGAKVSSDKDEKLVRSELAGALSQLSLKLVFDNEGRPYGKGDVEREREWMRAIEEAEERRNRGERLDEWIIYALDGKTLKAKR; this is translated from the exons ATGATGAGCAACATTCCTAACAGCAACACtgagcaatttgttgaggagaggctcATTGTCGGATTGTTTACTGGTTCATTGCTCCAGCATAAAGAGCTGCTGGACATGTTGGAAGATGTGGATGTACGGCACGCACGGCAAAGAACACTCTTGCATGTTGGTGTGGGACTTGGAAAAACTGACTGGGTGGAGGAATTACTGGCGAGAGGGGCCGACACAGACATTACAGATAACagtcaacagaatgcattgtctttggctgaggagatggtgcggcagttccctgaCGATGTAGAACGCTCAAAAGTGCTGAATTTGGTGACGTTGGTTCACAGGAGAGACCAAGTTATTTTGCATCGTCTGGAAGCATCTTCGAGTAGGAGCACTGATCATGTAACACCAgtggctagcccagaatgtgatattgcatctctcaagtcctccgtggactcattaaggcgagagatgaaatctcttgtgcgacagctgagctcatcGTTGGAGGAACTCAAGGAGCAAGTGTGTGGACGCGATGCACTGCTGCGTTGTCTGGAAGAATCCGTGACGTCAACAGCGGATGATGTGACGTGTATCAAGTGTGGTCTTATTGGGGAGGCATCTTTAAGTCAGCCTACATCCGATCCGGCCAGAGCAAGGCAGGAGTGTGTGGACGCCATGATGCGTAAGACACAGATAGTGTATGGAAGTGGAGTTGATGAAATGCGTAAGATGTATGAGACACTGTATGAAGAAGATGAATGTACTGCTAGTATTATTAAGTTTATAAGTGGGGATGATCGGGTGAAGGTGATGGTGGACTTCGAATCTGATTGCATTGGAAGGATGAGGGAGAAGGTTGTGGAATTGGATGGGATTCAGGGGAATGGCACTCGATTTTATGCATTTTGTGATATTGAGAGTGAGACTGTTCACTTGGGTGCAAAGGTTTCTTCTGATAAAGATGAGAAATTAGTGCGATCTGAGTTAGCTGGGGCCCTCTCACAATTATCTTTGAAGttagtttttgataatgaggggaggccatatggcaagggagatgtggaacgtgagcgtgagtggatgagggctatagaggaggcggaggagaggaGGAACAGGGGAGAGAGATTAGATGAATGGATCATTTATGCATTGGATGGGAAGACACTGAAGGCAAAG AGATGA